From a single Xylanibacillus composti genomic region:
- a CDS encoding TIGR01777 family oxidoreductase: protein MRVAVAGGSGFLGRHLLKELVNQGHEPVLITRKTDQLDMPSVSWKRLEQEPACLEGIEAVINLAGETINQRWSAVAKQRIVRSRLESTAALARWVEQAERKPKAFLQGSAIGYYGCSAHATFTEESGMAGKDFLADVVKQWEQEADLIKGVRLVKLRTGVVLGRDGGAFGKMLLPYRLGAGGPIASGKQWMSWIHVRDWAALAVFLLGQEQVEGPVNMTAPEPVQNDEFGRAVAKVLKRPHWLPVPALMLRLIFGEMADLLTQGQRVVPKRALEEGFSFRYPELDSALQELVSGKD from the coding sequence ATGCGAGTAGCCGTAGCGGGGGGAAGCGGATTTCTGGGTCGGCATTTGCTGAAGGAGCTAGTCAATCAGGGGCACGAGCCGGTGCTCATTACACGCAAGACTGATCAGTTGGACATGCCGTCTGTTTCGTGGAAGAGGCTGGAGCAGGAGCCGGCCTGTCTGGAAGGAATAGAAGCAGTCATCAACTTGGCTGGTGAGACGATCAACCAGCGTTGGTCAGCCGTCGCCAAGCAGCGTATAGTTCGTTCCCGGTTGGAGTCTACCGCAGCTCTTGCCCGTTGGGTGGAACAAGCCGAACGGAAGCCCAAGGCGTTCCTGCAAGGATCGGCAATCGGCTATTACGGCTGCTCCGCTCACGCGACCTTTACAGAGGAATCCGGCATGGCAGGCAAGGACTTTCTGGCAGATGTAGTCAAACAGTGGGAACAGGAGGCTGACTTGATCAAGGGTGTTCGCTTGGTCAAGCTGCGAACGGGAGTTGTGCTCGGCCGGGACGGCGGCGCGTTCGGCAAGATGCTCCTTCCCTATCGGTTGGGCGCAGGAGGGCCGATTGCGAGCGGGAAGCAGTGGATGTCATGGATTCATGTGCGTGATTGGGCGGCACTTGCCGTCTTCTTGCTGGGGCAAGAACAAGTAGAGGGTCCGGTCAATATGACCGCTCCCGAGCCGGTTCAGAATGACGAGTTTGGGCGAGCGGTGGCTAAGGTTTTGAAGCGGCCGCATTGGCTTCCTGTGCCGGCCCTGATGCTGCGGCTGATATTCGGGGAAATGGCGGATCTGCTCACGCAAGGACAACGAGTTGTGCCGAAAAGGGCGCTGGAGGAAGGCTTCTCCTTTCGTTATCCGGAGCTGGATTCGGCGCTGCAAGAGCTTGTTTCGGGGAAGGATTAG